The genomic interval aaaacaaccatgacattatcaacacgtaattgcaaggataatttccgtttttttagtttttttgcactccgttaaatttcccttcccaaacccggaagtgtgacgtaaattccccgatgcaacagaagactagtatccacagctagcatagcagcaatgACTATATCAGTGATATTTTTACCAAAGgttaccattcaggatcgctctttcgttttaccgatggcaaaggctcccaggaaagatgatctacaatatatccctacatgtttgaacctgaggcgtcagatgacgacgatttacTTAACACAGCAGATGGcatcatgacgccaattgacagctcgacacttcacgaacgggagagtgagtccagcatcgtgatttttctatttgagagaatgcgattacatggttgtatatattttccatgcactccacatagctaaaactggatattaggtaatgggacagctcctacccatttaaatatggtaaagctagcccaaatgtggctaaataaatgatgttattgatttttcaaaataaatgacaaaacgattttattttccaggtgttgctgtaaaccgtcaagtaattacccttccaagagtatgcctgtgtcgttaggagatcccagacgtgagagccaaactggaGGagcctgaagcactgacaggggcatgaattacatttaaaaattaaaaccataaattgtaaacaacactgacatattttgttgactgtttaatgtattctcttgatatataatatattgtaattatattgcattctgaaacaatattcaataggccacaataataaatgaaaccagatttatgttgaatcagcatcagctttcgctgtcaaattgtgacacaacatataagctaagttataccaagcaaacaatggcacacatcaaagaacacaaatttagtaagcaacacaaagttaggatagcaacggactagcacaaaattgaaaaatgataatggcaggggaaatatgtatttactcttttctgtagcattaagtattgttctctatacaaagataaatcattattattaaaatatgaaggtaactagatttttcttttataaatgtgtactgtatatatgactagtttatgatttcatgtcatcaaaatttgctacatttatttctcctaagtcatcgtcatctgatgtcatagacggaagaaattcagcatctggcaggcctcataggatctcttcagtcgtcatcgctggacaccgcatcacttgggtcatcatatgactcgacccacttgacttgcaacgcttttttcatcgtgttgagggtttccgccgcttattttttttatgtttggcttcctgaaaagaaaaaaaaaatcacagcagcatgaaaatattggatgaatcctaatctttatttgataatttttaataataatttcttggtgatcaaataataatgccccagtcaaagcagcatctatttgatgctattgttccctcttaggcagaccttgatgttgatgctgtagtacaatagtcattgttttattgaaatgtatttgatacattagagcctggcaggtggattgttttatatataggcttcataTTTACCCTCTGACAAAccaaaaaacaacgagccaaggacctatttggtgctggggacatttgaatttacataatacctattgatatagtaataaaaccACATAAGTAGATgacctgtcagcaaacctatctgcttatgacagggcaacagcaaacaacaaaaaaatctcacgcttcaacaaacaggcagtaggagtccccctcgtttatcaacagaagtgcatcaaattttagaatcagaAAAGCCAGTAAGGGTCTCTACTTAcatctttgtaaaaccaaggttgcattgttgtaggttttcaaagctgtcgtcactgaaatgatgaaaacaatgagccgattggggacctgtatgcatgctcacaaaaacggtccaaacctttgcaggagaagtgtttttttggaccactcatagagtctcgagtcttcctgtgagcaattcatcgctacacatcgagatggcatgacgagtaaaacccagaaaatgtttgcaatatatggcgaggatagcgtggtgctatatttccgtgttcagagtggtggcgaggctccctggaagttacgtcatcaggtagcggtcggcagggcggcgcgtccctcgttgctatggtgttgctatggccataactcaaaaactacgcggtcaatttttttttttttttttgagtttttgagacagcgaatgatgcatttaatacaatccaactgagtaaaacactcaagagcgaaatccgaaaagctcttcagttgccctttaaccctttattgccaaatgtatcacatttgatacacctaaaatttcatgattttgagactaattcagaattttgacatttcttttgagggaaaaaattatggatacaacacatgcatctgcaggattcatgagaaaaaaaaacaagatttagcaagggttatagatattagagcgcttattacacatattcattttgacttttctttttacaaatttgaaaaaaagcttttattaggacattatttttcaaattttgggattctctgataattgcttcatgttgcaggtatttaagagcTAGAGTTGACTTTGATCCTTATCGTGCGAAGATTTTTTAACTTGAATATTTGACATAGTTGTATAATCTATATGTATTCTTTCTGTTAAGAGTTTTTCAAGTTGTTAAACAGGTTAGGTATTCATTTAGTTTCTATTTAGAGCAATATACAGCACTTGGAAACCTGCCCCCGCTGGTGAAGATGAGGGCCGGATGAGTCCCGCCTTTAGAGAAGATGTGATGTATTCGTTCATGGATTCTCTTTCAGGTCCGGAAATGGCGTAGATAAACCCCTTTGGGATGACCGCACCCAGCTGGAGCTCAATAGCACAGTCAGAAACTCTGCGTTGGCCTTGTTTCAGTCCAACCAACGCACGAGCCGCCCCCCTTCCAGGGGTGGTATGATCAAAATTCTTCTTCAGGGTCTGACTGAAGAGCTGAGATGAGTAGCAAATATCTGACTTACGTGCCCACTCGGCGGTGGCCCAGGCCGCGGCTCTCCCAGCCATGTTTGAAATCATGAAGGCCACTTTGAATTGTTCGGTTTGGTACATGGCAGGTTGGTGACTGAAATGCAGTTCACATTGCACTAAACAAAGTCTGCAGTCACCAGAAGCCCCGGAGAACTTTGCTGGAGCAGCCAGATGGATTGAAATGGGGGTTTTATGTACACCTGGTGAAGAACGGGTGGCAGCAGTAGGTGATGAACTGGGAGTTCAACCACTCCCTGTGGTCAACAACTGTTGGAGTTGGTCTGAAAAAAGGCTTAATTGCTGGGTGATCGAAGCCTGGAAATCACTCTGTTGGCTGTGTAGCTCCCTGATACCGCGGTTAACagcacccagctgttcctcatgTTGTTGTAAACGACAGCCTCGGCGCTGCAAAACGGACTTGAGGTGTTCAGAATCGGCTGGGTCCACACTGGTCGGTTCGTTCTGACAAGGATTCAATAAGGACCCAAATGCACGACTGCTCTGTTTTAACAAAAATGTTTATCATTTAGTCCAACAATGTTCAAAAAAGAGACaacgaaaaatcacagcagTTGCTGGATACCCAAAAACTGAGCAAAGTCAACAAAGTAACAAAAGGGCATTTGTTCCTAACATAAATCTTGGCCAAGAAAAAAGCTTACATGAGGTGATGACATGGAACGTGGCAGGATACAAGATGAACTGACACAGAGCAAGGTTAGATGCAGACTATGGCTGCGTTTCAATCGCGGTTTAAATGAGCCCTCGCTCACTTGTCCTAGCCACCGCCCCCCGGGGGAATCcccgccgccatcttaagggCCGTTCCAATTCCCAAAACAGTGAAGTGAACTTGATGAGATGGACCCTCAGAAGGCTAACAAATAATAACTATTAATTCTGACCATTCCCAGGTACCGACGAATTGCCATCAAGCGCGGGATACGTCTACGGCTTTTTGACATGAGTCGCTGTATATTTTGTGCAATGTGGAATAATGGTGCCACCAGTGGGTGGGGCCAGGCATGGCCACAGCTCCCCCAAATGAATTTGTTGGCAACCCCACTGGTCACCCTACTCATAAGTATAATGTCGGATTGTAGTAGCTGCGGAACTCAAAAATGTTGAATGGAcaattatggactatgcacattaacacaatataacagtatacaaaatacaatataacacaatcaacaaaagTATATCAGTAAGTGTGTCCTGAAGTCTTTCTGACAGTTTTCCACTGGCCTGTTTATTACTACAACAtagtaaaaacctgaaattacggcttttattttttggtttgcCACTCCTATGAAGAATTTCTGGAGGCACCACTGTTTTAGAATAGGCAGTATAGCGCTACTCCAACACCTTGTGGTTGTTCCATGATTTCCATGCCTGTGTGTgaaccaggcatgaaaatgggtcaggggttaaaaaggtgagaagggtgtggaggaaatatgttccagtacactgtacaccccaacaaaatattgagctctgtcgacccacactgtgtttcagcagggccgtgcagagaccggtggaggggcgggtgctcgtagatcaaaaggagcacatgaacaagtatttaatacaccttaaaacaacataacttcaaatttaaccagctttagataataattggctgcgactgtgacatactttaattgggagggggcaacagtgaatagaaatcaaaactgtcatcaacactttctggctgtgactcagtcagtctgcctcttttcttccttcaacctctgcatcaaaacttccttcctcaacttgttcatctgagaacaaaccacatcagatggtcactgacccaccaacagcacagttttcttaaaactattatttcattattatccatacttaacaactctagcacctaatgattaataaagcaatgacataaaaatcttatagaaaaataacattgtaattgtgtttataattgtatttaatacccgactatccttcttcttaccaggtctgctattcacccagctgatgaggtatccactgcctttagcagcctcatctaactcttttttttatccctcaatctcccttccctacgacgcatgtctatgtaatgaaatataaatattaaaaaaaacagactccccggtggcttttagttttaaagctttctttatttctttctctctcaataacgatttgtgtttttattattcaatcaaaaaacaaagttacttctatcaaaaacaaagttgcttcaatcaaaatacagtatatacttttaatcaccaaaaagtcacttcaataaaaaaaattgtttttgattgcaaaaataaatttgagacaaaaaaagcatttgaaaactatttttcttgattgaaacaaatttttccattgaagtaatgttgttttgcatttgggccacattttggctaggacatttgtgtctttattactcaatcaaagaagttgcttcaaacaaaaatatatatataaaaagaaaaactttgctcatgtgtcaatcaccgtttaccaaagcctgagagttTTTGTTTAGACTCACTATGAGgcctttaataaagccaagcattttcttactactttattcttgtttaaaaataattcggtggggcagtaacatgtttaaaacttatcataattcttacattttgaagtgcttgaaaaccattcataaatgatactttggtgaaaaaagtgaaaaaacatgtcttgtatatatgtattttttttccaatgtaaaatctgaataaatgcattgaacacgcacaaaaaaatggggggggggggcttctcCGCGGTTttaacttattgcggcgggttctggtccccattaaccgcgaaaaacgagggatccctgtatttctgaaaagctttaagaagcaagactcattcccaccactcgtcgggccggtgttgtgccgacaccggctgtcagctcaaatccaagccgaaaataacgcgtctccggcggacgacgggagcgatgtgaggcgccccctccatccgagagcatgccgcttaatttgactcaacagtgtgtttcttcgtttgtattaccgctaaatacacaagcttgacgccattttaacgggagctttttttttttcatgggagatttggctagctctggcagtgttcaacgcaagctgcaacgaatggcagtaacttttttatatcgcaaaatgtgaaaacgattgaaaccattactcaccaacttcaatttgctggcaaatacaggcaagtgtgtatgctgcgctctggtctgccccggtgtggataaggtctgctttttgttttggcagctttgcaatgcaaccaaaggctctccgagcattccatgtacagtaaggagtgcgcgcgtttggaataatggaacgcagcttgggccgatgattggttctcgtcagcgaagcatctagaaggatttgctgactgtgctcttaagtgctcagtttacgtactaagttaatcacatgatgataataataataataattaaataaaacctcccgaccccccccaaaaaaaagaatttctcctcggatctacgcaattcacgtaggtcgccctttttatacttcaaaacggcgaatttcgccgaaaggtgagagattttcatgcctggtgtGAACGAGAGCAGGCGTGTTCCATTTACGTCTTTCGCTCCCCCTCCGCCCACTTTTCCTCCACCCTCCAAGTGGCCTCCGTGTGACGTCATAGCAAGTGCTTTGGACAAGTGAGCCAGTGCAACTCAAACCGTGATTGGAACGCAGCTTATATATAAAATGGATCACAGGTGGATACGATCATCCTGATTGGGaagagcaggaagtaaagttgGAACAAGGCGGAATGCCACTCCCAAATTAAAAGCAGGAAATTctgcacaaacaaacacaaaacactgACACGACATTTGGGGCCGAAacgtttgtgtcagttcaagtcaagcaacatttatttaattacatttatttatgacgTTTCacactttttatacatttttttaactcactTCTCCGATACTCCACACACaacgacagaaaaaaatggcccaaatatataaattgttttaaaggggggaaaagtgtcttagaactgcaatttgaacataaagcaggaattgtgtctatCGTTTAGAAcagaggtgggcaaactattccacaaagggccgcagtgggtgcgggtttttgttcaaacccatgatgaggacagcctttcaccaatctggtttcttaaaaGTGCAATCAgtggattgcagtcaggtgcttcttgtttctgctGAAAACtctttggttcaactgtctgtgctgaattagttggaacaaagaccaggacccactgcggccatcgaggaccggtttgcccacccctggtttagaaggactgaatcgGGGGCATGGAGCATTAACtgtggtcattgtgtctgaCGTTAATGTATGtgtagtggttgcatttccatatgaacggctgttgtctgtcagacaacgacttgccaattcTAAAGCACTCGGGTCATTTTGGgcacctctgggttttccgggggagaggccataccggccattgcttgggactagTAGGAGTACCAGAATCCTCTGGGACTTTTATTAAGACAGTGGGTTGTGGCTTTATAACAGAGTCGATTGTGTTAAAGCCGGAGCTATTAGTTATAATGAGGATAAATAACTAGACTTGGCCTAATCATCATATCGTAAATATAAGCATTTATGTCAATATAACTGTTGTTTTATGTTAAAGAAAATAATTGGTAACCTGCAcaaaggaaaaaagaaaaaaaagctttgaattccTGTTTTTATATCGATACTATGCATCTCATATTGAACTGTTTGTGACTTTACAAATGTCTATCTCATGACGTGAGAGAGGAGTGTACAAAGTGTACCAGAAGTATCACTGAGCAACAGCAAACATTGAGGCAGAATTTGGGTGTGGTAAGAATTATGCTTAAAGCATAGCTACCTTAGTTaattgctgtttattttttttctataggTCGCATGCCTGGCGATCAGCAACATTCCAAAACCAGTGCTTAAAAGGATCGGCCATCATCATTCTAGGTACCTCCAGTCTCACCACGGATGCAAAGGTACGTAGCTGTAAAGCCTTATTTTTCAGATTCAGTTAACATGTACATGTACTCTGAAGATGAAATAAATgaagtattttgtgtgtgtgtgtgtgtgtgtgtgattccaCAGATGGCATTTGCTCGTCGCTTGTTGTTCCTCCTCTGTGTGATCAGTGGACTCCTGAGCCGAGCTGTAAGTCAAAATCTTACCAGATGAATAGGGGTGTAAATCAGCAAATTCATTACGattcaatatacagtgccttgcaaaagtgttcggcccccttgaatcttgcaacctttcgccacatttcaggcttcaatcataaagatatgaaatttaatttttttgtcaagaatcaacaacaagtgggacacaattgtgaagtggaacaacatttattggataatttaagctttttaacaaataaaaaactgaaaagtggggcgtgcaatattattcggcccctttactttcagtgcagcaaactcactccagaagttcagtgaggatctctgaatgatccagtgttgtcctaaatgaccgatgatgataaatagaatccacctgtgtgtaatcaagtctctgtataaatgcacctgctctgtgatagtctcagggttctgtttaaagtgcagagagcattatgaaaaccaaggaacacaccaggcaggtccgagatactgttgtggagaagtttaaagccggatttggatacaaaaagatttcccaagctgtaAACATCTCAAGAAGCACTGTGCAagtcatcatattgaaatggaaggagcattagaccactgcaaatctaccaagacccggccttcCTTCCAAACCTTTTCAAACaaagagaaaactgatcagagatgcagccaagaggcccatgatcactctgaatgaactgcagagatctacagctgaggtgggagagactgtccataggacaacaatcagtcgtacactgcacaaatctggcttttatggaagagtggcaagaagaaagccatttctcaaagatatccataaaaagtctcgttttaaagtttgccacaagccacctgggagacacaccaaacatgtggaagaaggtgctctggtcagatgaaaccaaaattgaactttttggccacaatgcaaaacgatatgtttggcgtaaaagcagcacagctcatcaccctgaacacaccatccccactgtcaaacatggtggtggcagcatcatggtttgggcctgcttttcttcagcagggacagggaagatggttgaaattgacgggaagatggatgcagccaaatactggaacattctggaagaaaacctgttggtatctgcaagaatgggcaagaatgtcagtctctcgatgtgcaaaactgatagaaacataccccaagcgacttgcagctgtaattggagcaaaaggtggcgctacaaagtattaacgcaagggggccgaataatattgcacgccccacttttcagtttatttgttaaaaaagtttacattatccaataaatgttgttccacttcacgattgtgtaccacttgttgattcttgacaaaaaaattaaaattttatatctttatgtttgaagcctgaaatgtggcgaaaggttgcaagattcaagggggccgaatacttttgcaaggcactgtatattgtttAGGCAGCGATATATTTACTAATATTTGGAAAAATTTgctatttgatttgatttgattcaaGGGCTTTCGATCGATTTAATACGATATGTACACATTTTAGACAGTTAAATTTGACCAAAACCAATATAAAGTACGAAGCAAATTCATGTTTTTCACAATTTAGTTTCTAAAACAGACATTTAAATGAAAttcttttcaataaaaaaaaaaaaaaaagcaaacctaAAACATTTAAATTTTGATCAATTTCGATACGATTATGCTTAATGAATTAATATATCGATCCAGATCGGCTTACCTCAATAAAAGCTTATCCATGTTTTACAAGAAGCAGActatttaaaaagaaagaaagaaatgatgttttgttatgaacggcaagccgttgatgtggatcCCAAACACAGACCAGAAGATCAGGTAGAGTGAatgcttgtatttaataagtacaacaaagggagcacgctggaaaacgcgagtataacaaattacaacaactaagagagcacgctggaaaacgcgagtataacaaaTTACAACTAAGAGAGTACGCAAGAAAGGcgcgaatataacagagtacaaaatcctaactacaaaGTCCAAAAGAGCACAAACATAAAAATGATCAAACCAGACCACAACCgtagaatgtcgggaagcacgAAGAACAACGATGagaacacagcggtaagcaaggcaggtagcaagcaatagtccgacactagcAGATGGTGataggcttccttaaatattgagctttcctaatcaagcacaggtgtgttgcGTTACCCCGCcagtctggctcaatcaggtgctgaataaagaaaaatgaGCTGAGAACACACAAACATGACACGTTTCCTTTCTTCTTCACAGTTCTCTAATCCCCCTACTCTTAAAAAAGGTTAGTAAAGCATTTAgacatttttaaaagtaagacatTGATACCAGAATCAGTTGTGTTGCAGACAACAATTGTCCTAAAGGCTGGACTCGGCTGAACTGTAACTGTTACATTTACCAAGATGAGAAGAGGACTTTTGCTGATGCAGAGGTTTGGAAGACCTTCCGATGCACTTGGAAACCTTgtcaaattttcatttttttttttttgtacccaCCAGAGCGTCTGCAACATTATTGGTGGGAATCTGGTGTCCATCCACAATGCCGTGGAAAATTTTTTCGTTCGCGAGTTGATTCGAGAGGGTACTGTGGAACCTGATACTTCCTGGATTGGACTCCATGATGCACTTGCGGTAAAAACATTGACGCTGTTCATGTGCACATACAAAACATCCCAGCGTAGGACATTTCTACATACCAATTAGAAATTCAATTTATCTGTGAGATACAATCTTGTAATTTATTCATTCTTCAACCTTTTGCTATTAGTGACACCTCTTACAATTATTTGGGTTTCCAACTACCACGAAAATCAACATACAGAGACAGAAGTTCATAATATAATACATAATTAAGCTTAtgaataagctttttttttaagattaaatatactaactttttgctcaaaataagtctcttaagcttattttcagctagctctttttcttttttcaagaaatctgagtaaaatttactttaagcactggcagatcatttcacttataGATTTATAGTGTAGATTTGCACTGAAAACAAGTgaattaactagttttaaggaggtagtttttgcagtgcatatgtgttggttcaggtgatacactgtttgattcaaacctttgtttttaaaaattactaacgaaatattttgaaaacttccagaataaatgtctgtatTTTATGAGAAAATTTGAATTGCAATATTTTAACTGAAATTATATTAACTTACGCAATAGATACAAACCTGTTAATAatttcttaactatccaggaatgcagaaAATACATACTTGTCTTAAGACTACTCAACATTGACtgtctaaataaacaaatcaaatataactaaaaaaatatatatgttagtgtaaaacaaaaataaacaaaatggagccttccatcaggtaaaacactacagcttttgtccacaaacacagccaaacttaacaaaaaatgaaagcttcttTGGGCTGCTCtacgaccacataaataaaataaaaatgaaaatatgggaAAAGGAGGTAattctcggttcactacatttttcaCGATTTAATTaacgtagaaaacatacaggtggatatttctctcaaagcagcttcctacttgagtttgggaaattcacacagattaatgttatgtaactctgatgcaggtcggactttcagtagcaaaattagtggtgtgttcccc from Corythoichthys intestinalis isolate RoL2023-P3 chromosome 5, ASM3026506v1, whole genome shotgun sequence carries:
- the LOC130916579 gene encoding lithostathine-1-alpha-like; amino-acid sequence: MAFARRLLFLLCVISGLLSRAFSNPPTLKKDNNCPKGWTRLNCNCYIYQDEKRTFADAESVCNIIGGNLVSIHNAVENFFVRELIREGTVEPDTSWIGLHDALAQTDDFIWTDGTIEDFLAFNGGEPDSDGDCVEIVDSDGCWADTACTDMLTYVCIREVEFW